The Nitrospirota bacterium genome contains the following window.
CATGCAAATGATGTTCATCATTCTATCACAAACGTCTAAAAGCGTTTCGATCTGCTGATAACACTGGTCATTGTCATCCCATTCATGCGTATTTATCATCCATATGCGCGCAAAGTGATCAACATTAATACATTAGTAGTTCATATATCTACCAGGCTCACTGGCGCAACGTCAGGCGCGTCCGGTGCAGCGCCTTGTTATATTTTCTCTTTGTATTCCCTGAAGCCATCAACCAATTGCCGGAATGAGGCGGGCTTGTATTTCTCAAAGCTCTCTTCGTCCACGTAAACAAAGTCATAGGTCACATTCGACTGCACCCGGTTGATGTCCTCGCACCATTGCCGCAGCCGCTCCATCTTGAGAGGAACGTCGAGGTCTTCCTGTCCCTTGGTCTCTACAATGACAATTCGTGTGGCGGATAGCTTAACCATAAAGTCCGGGTAATAGTTGGAGATGTCGCCATCCGCGTTCACATAGTCCAGCTTGAAATGCACCGCCAGATAGTTTTTAGCGTAGGAAACCACATCGTCGCAGTCTTCAAGAAAACGGGCGAACAGCAGTTCAAACTGGCTGTCCCCGATGATGCGGTTAAAGACACTCTTTTTCGGGACGAGGTAGCCCTGATCCCTGGCCACAAAGGGGCGTGTCTGCCGCAGCTTGATGGTATCGCGGATTTCGGCGTCGCCTTTGTCCTGCACGGTGAGAGCATTGATCGCCTTTTTGAAGGTCTCGATCAAGGTTTTGGTAGCAGCCAGTTCTGACAGATTGCGCAGGGTGTTGGGGCTTTCCAGGTCTACCGGCCGCCGGTCAAACAACTGGTCCTGAATAAACGCCTTGACCCTGCCATACAGCACATCATAGCCGCTGACCAGCCGCAAGTCCTTCATCATAGTCTGTGCGAAGTAGCCGATCACACTGCGATAATCGGCAATGCCCGCCGTGTCGAGGATGGTGGTATGCGTCACCTCGCCGGTGGTGATGTCCTTGAAGACAATCTCCCGCTGCTCCTCTTCGCTGAACTGCCGGTAGACCACTCGCTGATGCCCCTGCGCACCCACATCTATCGCGCCAAGGTTCTTGTATTCCCGGTAGACGCGGGGGGTCAGCACCGGGATTTCTATATCCAGCGCGTTGATATCTTTCTTCTCGTTCTCCTTATCAACCTCCACAACCAGCGGCGTTTTAGCCTGCGTGCCTTCACCCATCGGCTTGCGCTCCAGCACCACGCCTTCCGCCTGGATGGATTCCACAAAATCCATAAAGGCATTCGTGCCGACCACGCTGACATATTCTTCCAGGCCGCCGTGGTACATCTTGCGCAAACCGCGACCCAGGGTTTGTTCCGGCAGGATGTTACTCTGGGCGGAATAGGCGCGCAGACCGACAATGGTGGTGACGTTGCGCACATCCCAGCCCTCTTTGAGAACCATCACCGAGATGATGGCCTTGTAGGGGCTGTCAATCCCATCAATCGCGTTGGCTTGATCGCGCAGCTTGTTCAACTCTTCTTTGCTCTTGCCTGACGATGATTCAGAAATCTCGCCGTTGCTCTTGGTGTGAATCACCAGCACGGCGTCTTTCAGGTCGGGGTAGTGACCTTCGAGGTATTCGGCCACGTCGTCGCAGTTGCGGGTGTCGTCGGTCATCACGAACAGGATGGCTTTCTTGCCCATCTTTTCATGTTCGGCATACGCCTTGCGCCACTCGATCACGCCCAGGTGAATATAGTCGGTGTACTTCTCGGTGTACCTGGCGCTCTGGCGCTCCACCAGTTTGGCGCGGCTGGGGGCGTCGGGCAGGACAGGATGCTTGACGACATTTTGTTTGATGGCCTCCACCAGCGGGTAATCGGCGATGGTCTGCACGAAAATCGCGCCGTTGTTGTACCTGGGCGTAGCGGTTACGTCCACTTGCAGAGAGAGCGCGGACCCTTTTTGCTTCAGCCGGTTGTGGATGTCCTCGATAGATTTGAACCATGCCATGCGCGGATCGTGAATATGGTGCGCCTCGTCGTTGAGCACCACGAGCTCATCAATATCACGCACAATCATGCCC
Protein-coding sequences here:
- a CDS encoding DEAD/DEAH box helicase family protein is translated as MALHPNFPESPHAILDPAIRWFPADEALRESSSEKLMPPLVPQLRRKVKEWRDSGYVGATNTSKSLLNYWFNTPHLLPQTDGTMAGFQYYFAQREALETIIYLYDVVGVQDKYDLMRFDSSGAVSTGMFDETWRRFVVKMATGTGKTKVLSLVLAWSFYHKLYEPESQLARNFLVIAPNIIVLDRIYKDFQGLRIFLKDDPVLPDNGVDGRNWRDDFQLTLHVQDDVRITRPTGNIFLTNIHRVYAGDDIPASPDDEDTMDYFLGRRPSGTTTDSKVDLGMIVRDIDELVVLNDEAHHIHDPRMAWFKSIEDIHNRLKQKGSALSLQVDVTATPRYNNGAIFVQTIADYPLVEAIKQNVVKHPVLPDAPSRAKLVERQSARYTEKYTDYIHLGVIEWRKAYAEHEKMGKKAILFVMTDDTRNCDDVAEYLEGHYPDLKDAVLVIHTKSNGEISESSSGKSKEELNKLRDQANAIDGIDSPYKAIISVMVLKEGWDVRNVTTIVGLRAYSAQSNILPEQTLGRGLRKMYHGGLEEYVSVVGTNAFMDFVESIQAEGVVLERKPMGEGTQAKTPLVVEVDKENEKKDINALDIEIPVLTPRVYREYKNLGAIDVGAQGHQRVVYRQFSEEEQREIVFKDITTGEVTHTTILDTAGIADYRSVIGYFAQTMMKDLRLVSGYDVLYGRVKAFIQDQLFDRRPVDLESPNTLRNLSELAATKTLIETFKKAINALTVQDKGDAEIRDTIKLRQTRPFVARDQGYLVPKKSVFNRIIGDSQFELLFARFLEDCDDVVSYAKNYLAVHFKLDYVNADGDISNYYPDFMVKLSATRIVIVETKGQEDLDVPLKMERLRQWCEDINRVQSNVTYDFVYVDEESFEKYKPASFRQLVDGFREYKEKI